Genomic DNA from Armatimonadota bacterium:
GGGCGCTCAGAAGGTATGCCCTCCGGTAGCCCCGCTCTGCCACGAGATCCACGGCCAGTTCCGTATCTGTCTTGTCCTTGTCTTTTGGATGCACCACGACCTGCGCACCGATCCGCTCCAGCCACGCCAAGGTGTCCGGATCCAGGGAGTCCAGATCGCCTACCGCCACGTGTGGGTGCCACCCTGCCTTCCGGGCCCGCACGGCGCCGCCGTCTGCACACACGACGAGGGCGGCGCCCCTCAGCCCCCTCGGCAACGAGCCCCGGCCGCCGCTCACGATCACCGCCACCGGATCCGTCCTCCGCACGACCACCCACCGGGCCCCTGAACCCTCACGGATCGTCTTCCGGGGGCCGGATCAGGGAGAAGAGGGGATTGCAGGGGCCGACCCCTTTCCCCAGAGGGAGGCCCGCCTCGATGGCCCGGGTGACGAAACGTTTGCCCTCCTCGACCGCCGCCTGGGGCGACAGTCCCCGGGCCAGGTGGGCGGCGATGGCCGCGGAGAGCACGCAGCCCGTGCCGTGGGTGTGCTGCGTGGGGATCCGGGGAGCGGGAAGCTCCAAAAACCCTTCCCCGTCGTACAGGACGTCCACGGGATCCCCCGGGAGGTGCCCGCCCTTGAGGAGCACGTACCGGGGTCCCAGATCCGCAAGCCGCCGGGCGGCCTCCCGCATCTCCAGCAGACTGCGGATCTCCCGACCCACGAGCACCCGCGCCTCAGGCAGGTTCGGGGTCACCACCAGGGCGAGCGGCAAAAGGCGCGTGCGCAGGGTCTTTTGGGCTTCGGGACGCAAAAGCGGCGCGCCGCTTTTCGCCACCATGACGGGATCGACCACGAGCCTGGTGATGCGGTGTGCCCGAACCCGGTCCGCCACCGCCTCGATGATGGGGGCGCTGCTGAGCATCCCGGTCTTCGCCGCGTCCACCCCGATATCGGTGACCACCGCGTCGATCTGGGCGGCCACCACCTCCGGGGGCACTTCGTGCACCGCGTAGACTCCCGTGGTGTTCTGGGCCGTGATGGCGGTCACGGCACTCATCCCGAAGACCCCGAGGGCGGAGAAGGTTTTAAGGTCTGCCTGGATACCGGCTCCTCCTCCGGAATCGGAGCCCGCGATGGTCAGGGCTCTGGGAACGGTCACGTACCCACCTCCCCTCTTCGGGCAAGGGCCTCATCCACCGCCCGGCGCAGGGCCCGGGTGGCCTGCACCATGTCCTCCGCTGAAGCCACCGCGGAGATCACCGCTACCCCCGCCGCCCCGGCCCGGATCACCTCCGGAACGGTCTCCTGGGTGATGCCGCCGATCCCCACCACGGGGATCCGCACGGCCCGGACGATCTCCCCGAGGCCTCCGGGTCCGATGGGGGCGCCCGCGTCGGGCTTGGTCCCCGTGGCATAAACGGCGCCCACACCCAGGTAGCTCGCCCCCTCCTCCTGCGCCCGGAGGGCCTCCTGCACGGTCCCCGCGCTCGCCCCTACGATGCGATGAGGTCCCAGGAGCTGGCGGGCCACGGCCACGGGCAGGTCGTCCGGCCCCACGTGTACCCCGTCCGCGTCCACCGCAAGCGCGATGTCCACCCGGTCGTTTACGATGAAGGGCACCGCAAAGGCCCGGCACAGCTCCCTCAGGCGCCGGGCGATCTCGTACAGCTGGCGGGTCGTGGCGTGCTTTTCCCGGAACTGGAGCACGGTGGCTCCCCCCCGCAACGCGGCCTCCGCCACCTCCTCGTGGGTGCGGCCCCGGAAGGTGGCGTCCGTGATCACATACAACCGCGGGTCAAGCGGCACGGCGCGACCTCCGCAGCACAGTTCCCAGGAGGGCGTGGAGGAGGAAGGCGGCCAGGAAGCTGGGGATGGAGGCGCCCAGCCATGGAACCGAGGCGCTCAGCGGGAAGGGAAGTCCCACGGTCCGGAACAGGACGGTCAGCAGATCCTTCCACCCCGGGGCCTCCGTGGGCACGATCCACTGGTACAGGAGAAAGCCCACGAGCCACGGCACGAAGGCCGTCCATCGGATGCCGGATGCCTGCGGCCCGTAGAGATCCTCGGCCGCGAGCTGACCGCCTCGCACCACGAAGTAGTCCGCCACGAGGACACCGAAAAGGGGCACGAAGAAGGCACCGATGAGGAACAGGAAGGCCTCGTACTGGGCGAGGGGAATGGTGGCGGCGAGGGCGGAGCAGACGATGCCCACGCCCACCGCGAGCCGCCTCCGGTCCGCGTGCGGCCAGAGGTTCTGCAGCGAGACGGAGGTGGAGTAGAGGTTGGCGAACGCCTCGTCCGTCTCGTCCACGAGGAGAATCCCGAGAGCCACGGCCCCCACGGGGATGGCCAGAACCGCGGCGATCAGGTCCTCGGCCCGCAGGGCCAGCATGAAGAGCGCTCCGAGGGCGTAGAACCAGAAGTTCGCAAGCCCGTACCCCAGGGCCGTGCCCCAGAAGGCCGCGCGGGGCCCTACTCCGAACCGGGTGTAGTCCGCCACGAGGGGGATCCAGGAGACGGGCATGGCCACCACCAGGTCCACCCCCAGCCAGAAGGGCAGTTGCCCTGTCCCTTTCTGGCTCCAGAGGCTCCGGACGTCGAGCCGGAACAGGGCGTACCCGGTGAGGTAAAGGGTAGAGGCGATCACGAGCCAGACGGCGTACTTGCGCAGCCACCGCCGCACCACCACGATGGGTCCGCCCACGGCCATCAGGGTGGTCAACAGCCCGAAGACCGCCACCCAGGCCACGTAGCTGGAGGTTCCCAGGGCCCGGCGTGTAATCGCGTCCGCGCTCTGGGCGATGATGAGGAGTTCGAACGCTCCCCACCCGACGTTCTGAAGGATGTTGAGCACGGTCGGCGCCGCGGAGCCCGCGATCCCCAGGGGCGCCCGCAGCAGGACCATGCTGGGGACCCCCGCGCGCACCCCGATCCACGCCCCCAATCCCAGGAGCAGGTTCCCCAGCACCACGCCCACCGCGGTGGCGAGAAGTGCATCCCGAAGGCCCAGCCCCGGGACCAGCAGGGCCCCGGCCACGAGGAGCAGCAGGCTGATGCCGAGGTTGAGCCACAGCACGAAGATGTCCCATCCTCCCAGCGGCCGACGTTCCTCCGGGATGGGGTCGATCCCCCATTCCGTCACCGCCTCGCGTTCGTACACCGCCGCGGTCACGCTCCTCCCTCCCAGCTCAACTCCCAGAACCGGATCTCGTGCTCGACGGTTTCCCCCAGCGCTCCCCGGGCCGCTTCCCGCTCTTTCTCGGTCGCCTCCGCCAGGGCCCGGTCCGCCGCCGCTTCCAGCTCCCCGACGTACTCCTCGAAGCCGGGGTGGGTCCAGCGCTCCACGAACTCCCGGTACGGCTCCACACCCGGCTTCGCGTGGCTCCACGCTTCGAAGTAGATGCGCTCCAGGGCCCATAAGGCTACCAGCTGCGCGGCGTAGGGTCCGAAGGAAAGGGCCCACAGGAAGTTCACGTAGTTGCGGCAGACGGGGTGGACGGGCGCCTGCAGGTCCAGGTGGCGCCGCGCGGCCTGATCCTCAAACCACCCGAGCTCTTCCACCAGGCTCAGAGTCCCCCGGGCCAGCACCTTCTGGTCCCGCCGCGGGGCCAAGGCCAGCAGGCGCGCTTGGAACGGCAGCAATCCCCGCACGAAGTGGTAGTCCTGCACCAGCCACGTGGCAAACGCTTGTGGCGGCAGCGTCCCGTCCCGCACGACCGCGAGGAAGGGGTGCCGGGTGGCCCTCTGCCACCGTTCCGCCAACGCCCCTACCAGCTCCCGCACCCTCACGCCGACCTCCAGGCGGATTCGAAGAAGTCGTACTCGAGCTGCATGGCGCGCCGGTAAAGGTCCCGAATCCGCGGACCTTCCGTGCCGTACCGGTCCAGCAGGGTCTCCAGCTGCTGAGCCAGGGCGCCGAACTCGGGGCTCCCGTAGGTGTGTACCCAGTCCAGGTAGGGGCTCTCGGGGCGGGCGATGGGCTCCAGGGACCGCCCCAGGTACGCGTACAGACGCATGCAGGGGGTCATGGCGGCGGCGATGTGGCCCACGGGCTCAAGGGCTGCCACCCGCAGGAGGAAATCCGTGTAGGCCTGGGTCGCCGGGGCGGGTTGGGGGGTGAGATCCACGCCCCAGGCACGGGCATATCCCGCGTGCAGCTCCAGTTCCTGCAGCACCCCGTCCAGCAGCTCCTTCCACGCCCGAAAGCCCTCCCGGTCCGGGCACTTGGCCATGGCGAGGGCGTAGGCCCGGGCAAAGGCCTCGAGGAAATAGGCGTCCTGTCCCACGTAGAAGGCGAACCGGGACCGCTCCAACCGGCCAGTGGCGATCCCCTGAACGAAGGGGTGCCGGAGGCATCTCTCCGCCAAGTCCTGGTTTTCCTCCCACAACCGCGCCGCGATCCCCATGGCTCTGAAACGCAACCGCCAGGCCCGATCGAGGACCTGGCGGTTGCGGGAAAGCCGCCCATTCCCCACGCCAGCATTACCTGGATCGGGTTCAGCGGGGTCTGCGACATCGCCCGAACCACCCAGGGAATCGCTGGACCGATCCCCGGGCTTCGGCTCGGGCCGGCCGCACTCTCAGCCCGGCTTCACCGAGCTCCCCCAGGGCCCGCTGTTCGGTTTTTCTCCCAACATTATCGCACGGGGTGCAAGGTGGTTTGGTTGGTGCATGAAGCAACCGTTGTTTAAATAGCGTGCTGCCGACAAGCCTACCCTGCGGAGGGGGGTTCCTGCTACGGGCTTTGCCGTAGGGTTTCCAGTTGGGAGAGGAAGAGCTGGTGGAGGCGCACCTCCCCCGTGATCTCCGGGTGGAAGCTCGCGCCCAACCACGGACCCTGTCGCACCAGAACGGGGTGGTCCTCGAAGGTGGCGAGCACCTCTACTTCCGGTCCCACCCGGGTGATGAGGGGAGCCCGGATGAAGGCCACCCGAAGGGGGGGAGGACTCAGGCGCTCCACCCACACCTCCGCCTCGAAGCTCTCCCGCTGCCGCCCGTAGGCATTGCGGACCACGGCGATGTCCATCAGCTCCAGGGTACGGACCGGACCGCCTGTGACCTCCCGGGCGAGGAGGATGAGGCCCGCGCACGTCCCGAGAACGGGCATGCCCGCGCGGGCGCGCCGTTGGATGGCTTCCCTCAAGTTCGCACGCTCCAGCAGACGGCTCTGGGCCGGACTCTCGCCCCCGGGAAGCACCAACCCGTCCACGTCAGCCAGATCTTCGGGGTCCCGCACCTCCACGGGTTTGGCGCCCAGCCGCCGCAAAACCTCCGCATGCTCCGCCACGTCCCCTTGAAGGGCCAGGATTCCGACTCTGGGCATCCTACACCCCCCGGGTCTGGAGCAGTTCCCGTTCCGTCAGCGCCCGCACGTCCACCCCCCGCATGGGCTCCCCGAGGTCCTCGCTGGCCCGGGCGATCACGTACGGGTCGTCGAAGTGGGCCACCGCGTCCACGATGGCCAGGGCCCGCCGGGCGGGGTCGCCGCTCTTGAAAATGCCGCTTCCCACGAACACCCCATCGCACCCCAGTTGCATCATCAGGGCCGCGTCCGCGGGGGTGGCGATTCCTCCCGCGGCGAAGTTCACCACCGGCAGCCTACCCAGCCGCCGGACTTCCCGCACGAGCTCCAAGGGCGCTCCCAACTCCCGGGCCACCGTCACCAGCTCCTCCTCCGGGAGGGCCTGCAGCCGGCGGATCTCGTCCAGGATCTGGCGCACGTGGCGCACCGCCTCCACCACGTTCCCGGTCCCCGCCTCGCCCTTGGTCCGGATCATGGCGGCCCCCTCCGCGATCCGGCGGAGGGCTTCTCCCAGATCCCGTGCCCCGCACACGAAGGGCGTTCGGAAGGGATGCTTGTCGATGTGATGCCGTTCGTCCGCGGGGGTGAGGACCTCGCTCTCGTCGATCATGTCCACCCCGATGGCCTCCAGCACCTGGGCCTCCACGAAATGGCCGATGCGCACCTTCGCCATCACGGGGATGCTGACCGCCTCCATGATGGCCTTGATGCGGGCCGGATCCGCCATCCGGGCCACTCCCCCTTGGGCTCGGATGTCCGCGGGCACCCGCTCCAGGGCCATCACCGCCACGGCTCCGGCTTCCTCCGCGATCCGGGCTTCCTCCGGGGTGGTCACGTCCATGATCACCCCGCCCTTCAGCATGGCCGCAAACCCGCGCTTGATGCGCTCCGTTCCCTCTTCCCTCATTCCCGCACCTCCTCCAGGAGCTCCAAAGCCCGCCACAGCTCGTCCCGGGCAAAGGGCACAAGCTCCGTACGCTTTCCGTCCCGGACCTGGATGCGTCCACGGGGCACGAACCGGCCCACCGCCTCCGCGGGGATCCCGGCCTGCGCCAGGGCGCCCGCGGTGCGGGCCGGGTCCGGCGTGGCGATGAGGAGGCTCCCGCTGCTGACTAGACCCAGCGGATCGATCCCCACCACCTCGCAGATCCTCCGGGTCTCCTCCCGCACCGGGACCCGGTCCACCCAGAGCTCCAGACCCACCCCCGAGGCGTGGGCCATCTCCAGGGCTGCGCCCACGATCCCCCCCTCCGTGGCGTCGTGCATGGCCACGGCTCCCGCCCGCACCGCCACCCTCCCCTCCGGGAGCACGCTGATCTCCTGCAGGAAGGCCTGGGCCCGCCGCACGAGGTCCTCGCCCAGTCGCTCGGAAAAGTAGGGGGCGAAGTCCGTGGCCAGAATGGCGGTCCCCTCCAGCCCCGCGGCCTTGGTGACCAGGAGGGTGTCTCCCGGACGGGCCCCCCCGGTGGTCACGTAGCCGTCTCTCGGAGCCTTCCCCAGGGCGGTCATGACCACCAGGGTCCGGGCAATCCCCGGGGTGACTTCCGTGTGCCCTCCCACGATCTCCACCCCGATCTCCGCCGCGGTGGAACCCGCCTCCTCCATGAGCTCCCGGAGGTCCTCCTCCGTGCTTCCCTCCCGGAGGAGCACGTCCAGCAACAGCCCTACCGGCTCAGCGCCCGTGGCCGCGAGGTCGTTGCAGGCCACGTGCACCGCCAGCCGGCCCAGGTGCCGGCTGGCCCCCGTAATGGGATCCGTGGTCACCACGCACACCCACTCCCCGAAGTCCAGTACGGCACAGTCCTGCCCCCAGGAGGCGTGCACGAGCACGTCCGGGCGCCGCCCCAGGTAGGGATAGACCAGGCGCTGCAGGAGCTCCGGGGGAACCTTACCGGGCCGCATCAGGCGGGACGTAGAATAGACCGCCGCAGCAAGGCCGCGGCCGGAACCCCCACCACGATGCCGCTGCTGACCTGGAAGAGGTTCCCGGGCACCTCCGCGGCCGCGGCCCCCCCACCCAGGCCCATGAGGTAGGCCTCCGCTACGAAGTAGCCCAGAACCATCCACGCCCCCGCAACCGCACAGGCCACGATCCCTCCTCCCACCAGCCTCGGACCTTCCCCCTCCGGCCATCCGAACATGCGCCCGGCAATCCACCCGCACACCGCGCCTTCTACCCCCTTGATCACGAGGGTGAAGGGCGCAAAGGCTCCATATCCCGCCAGGAGATCCGCGAGGGCTGACCCCACCCCTCCGGCCACCGCCCCGAACACGGGGCCGAGGAGCAGGGCCGTGAGGTATACCATGGTCTCCCCGAGGTTGATGTAGCCCTGGGTTGCGGGGATCGGGATGCGGATCACCAGGGTCGCGACCACCACCAGCGCCACACCCAGACCTCCCAACGTGAGGTGCCGCGTGCTCATGGGGTCCTCCGGCAAACAAGTCTGGTTGGGTTTTACGTCCAAAAGTGGCTTGAGAAAAGAACCAATGACAAGCAAGATAAGTAGGGCCAATCCATGGAACTCGCGCTTCGGCTTGACCCGAAGGCCCGGAGGCCCCTGTACCGCCAGGTGGCGGAGGAGATCCGGGAGGCCATCCTCGAGGGGAGGCTAAGGCCTGGGGAGCGGCTCCCTGCGAGCCGGGTACTTGCGGCCTCCCTGGGGGTCTCCCGGGTGGTGGTGACCTCCGCGTACGAGGAGCTGGTGGCGGAGGGGTATCTGGAGGCATGGCGGGGATCCGGGACCTATGTGACCCGGGCCCTCCCGGAGTTTCCGAGGGTTGCCCGGCGCCCCGCAGGTCCCCAAAGCCCGCCTCGGGAAGAACCGCCCCCCGAGTACGTGGTGGACTTCGTGCCGGGCAGGCCCTCGGTGGAACGGTTGCATCCGGCTGCCTGGCGCCGGATGTGGCGGGCGGTGGCCCGGGAGCAGCCGCCCGCGGGATACGGGGATCCCGCGGGGGACCCGGACTTGCGGGCGGCCATCGCCGCCTACCTGGGCCGGGCCCGGGGAGTGGGGTGCAGCGTGGAGGATGTCCTCATCACCTCCGGGGCCGCAGAGGCGGTGGATCTCATGGCCCGGGCCTTCCTGCAGCCCGGAGACCGGGTGGCCTACGAAGAGCCCGGCTATCCCGCGGCGCGCCGGGTTCTCCTCAGCCGGGGACTCGTTGTGGAACCTGTACCCGTGGACGATGACGGGATCCGCGTGGACCTGCTCCCTGCCCGGGCTGCCGCGGTGTACGTCACCCCTTCCCACCAGTTCCCCCTGGGGGGCCGTCTCCCCCTGGCCCGGCGGCTCGCCCTGCTGGAGTGGGCTCGGAACGCCGGCGCACTGGTGGTGGAGGACGACTACGACAGCGAACTCCGGTTTCACGGCCCGCCCCTTCCTGCCCTCGCAGGGCTCGACGCCTCAGGGCGCGTGCTGTACATGGGGACCTTCTCCAAGGTCCTCCTGCCCGGCCTGCGGGTGGGCTACTTGGTGGCCCCCCCGGATTTGCGGGAGCGTCTGCTGCGGGTGCGGGATCCCTCGGAGTCCCATACGCCTTGGCCGGTCCAGCGGGCCCTCGCGGCACTCCTGAGGAGCGGCGACTTCGACCGCCACATCCGGCGGATGCGGCGCCACTACGCGGAGCTGCGGGCGGCCCTCCGGGACGCCCTCGGTCCCGTGGAGCCCCTGGCCCGCCTCCGGGGCTTGGAGGCGGGCCTTCACGCGTTCCTCGAGCTCCAAAGCGGCCTGGACGCAGAAGAGGTCGCCCGGTGCGCCGCGCAACGGGGGGTGCGCGTCCGGACCCTGACCCCCTACTACCTGGGATCCCCTACCCGCACCGGCATCCTCCTGGGATACGGGGGCCTCTCCCTGGAGGACGTCCGCCGGGGAGCCGGGATCCTGGCCGGGGTGATCCGGGAGCTGGCTCAGGCCAAGTAAAACCACCGAGGAGGAGGGTGCTGCAAGGGAGATCCCTCCTTGGCAGATCCGGGCCACCGGGTTACCATCCTGGCATCGGGAACCCGCAGGGCGGGAAAGGAGGACCATGCACATCGCCTTCCTGTTGATCTCCCTGGATGGCAACACCCCGGCCCAGGCCGCCCGCGAGGTCCGCACCATCCCGGGGATCTCGGAGGCCCACGCCACTCTGGGCGACTACGACGTGATCGCCATCGTCCGCGCGGAACACACCCGGGAGATCCCGCAGATCACGGAACGGGTGAGCCGGGTCCACGGGGTGGTAAAGGTCCTGACCTGCGTGGCGGTGGCCTAGGGGGTTCGGACGCGCGGGGTCACCACGTGCATCGCCTGCAGCACCCGGTGCGCGAGAACAAGGGCGGCAAGCCCCGCTTCTCCGGGAACCCGGGGGGTTTGCTCTCCTCGGACGCAGGCGAGGAAGTGCCGGAGCTCCGCACGGAGGGGTTCCTCCCGCAAGAGGAGGAGCTCTTCCCGCCGGTTCCCCCTCCACACCGTCAGCGACTCCCGCAGGAAATCCAGGTGCCACCGCTCCTCCGGGGTGACCACCTCCATCTCCGCGGCCTTCGCGGAATCCACGCGGCTCGCGAAAAGGCTTGCCGTGCAGCCTCCCTCAAATACCAGCTGCACCGCCGCGAGGTCCTCACCGTCTCCCCACAGCCGGGTGCCGACCGCGGAGATGGACCGGAGGGACGAACCGGTGAGGGAGAGAACCAGATCGAGGTCGTGGATCATGAGGTCCACCACGACCCCCACATCCGTGGCGCGACCCGCCTGAAAGGGCCGTACCCGACGGGCCCGGATGAAGAGGGGATCGCGCACCCGATGGAGCAGGGTTTCCACCGCGGGCTTGAACCGCTCCACATGGCCCACCAGCAGCAAGACTCCCTTGCGACGGGCCCGGGCGATGAGCTCCTCCGCCTCCTCCACACGACCCGTGATGGGCTTTTCCACCAGGACGTGGATCCCGGCCTCCACCAGGTCCCGGGCGATCTCGTAGTGGTGGCTGGTGGGCGCCACCACGCTGACCGCGTCCACCTTCCCGATGAGCTCCCGGTGATCCAGATAGCCCGCGATGCGGTACCGGTGTGAGAACTCCTCCAGCTCCGCGGGGTTTGGGGAGACCACGGCCCGGAGGTCCGCCTCCGGGAGCTCGTGGTAGATCCGGACGTGGTGCCGGCCCCACCGTCCCAGCCCCACCACGGCCACCCGCACGCGCTCTCCCCGGGCGGAGTCCACCTTGTCCTTCACTTCTGCACCACGGCCCGGGAATCCGCGAAGGCCTGGATCGCCTCGACGATCCCGCGGAGATCCTCCGGGCCGAGGGCGGGATGGACCGGCAGGGACAGGACCTCCCGACATGCCCGATCCGTCTCGGGCCAGGGTCCCCCCTCGTATCGGACCTGGCGGTAGGCCCTGGTGGCGGGAACGGGCCTCGGGTAGTAGACCCGAGTCTCAATCCCTCGACCCGCGAGGAATTCCTGGAGGGCGTCCCGTTCCTTGGCGCGGACCGTGTACTGGTTGTACACGTGGTACATCTCCGGCGGCTCCACGGGCGTCCGGATGCCCGGAACGTCCCGCAAGTGCGCGGTGAGGTACGCCGCGTTGCGCCGGCGGATCTCGTTGAGGACGTCCAGCCGCTCGAGCTGGGAAAGGCCCAGGGCCGCCGCCAGGTTCGTCATCCGGAAGTTGTACCCCACCACCTCGTACTCGTAGGTTCCATCCTGGGCTCCCGCGTGTACCAGGAGGCGTGCCCGGCGGGCCAGGGCCTCGTCCGAGGTGACAATCATCCCGCCCTCCCCCGTGGTGATGTTCTTCGTGGGGTAGAAGCTGAAGATGGCCGCGTCCCCGAAGGACCCTGCCCGCCGTCCCCGGAAGGCGGCCCCATGCGCCTGCGCCGCGTCCTCGATGAGCACAACCCCATACCGCCGCGTGAGGTCGCACAGGGCCTCCATGCGGGCCGGAAGCCCGTACAGGTGCACCACCAGGACGGCGCGCACACCCCGGTGCCGGCGAAGGACATCCTCCACCCGGTTGGGATCCAGGTTAAAGGTGTCCTCCTCGATGTCCACAAATACGGGGATCGCGCCCCGGTGTACCACCGCGTTGCTGGTGGCCACGAAGGTGAAGGGAGGAACGATCACCCGGTCTCCGGGTCCGATGCCCGCGGCCTCCAGCACCACCTGCAGGGCCGCGGTCCCCGAGGAGGTGGCGATCCCGAAGCGCGCCCCCACGTAGGCCGCGAAGGCCGCTTCAAACCGTTCCACCCAATCCCCATGGGAGAGCTGCCCGGAGGCAAGCACCTCCAGGACCCTCGCCTGGTCTTCCTCCGTCACCACGGGCCGCGCGATGGGGATCATCCTACTGAACATGGTAACGGAATGTTCTGGAATCGTCTCCCCTGGGCAAGTCCTGGGTCGGGGGCGGGGAGGACGATTACTGGATGATCACCCGCCGGTTCGTGGCCAGGACCCAGATGAGGAAGGCCAGGAGCAGGACCACGAAGAGCTCCGCCTGGCCGGATTCATCTCGTCCGAGACGGCGCAGGGCGCTGCGCATCCGCGTTTCCAGGAGGGGAAGCAAAAACAGCATGGGGTCACCTCCAGCTCCGATCCTCCTCCGCTTCCGGGCCTGGGGGAGCTCCCTCCTCAGCCCGTCGTCGGAGGGCATCCAACATCCTCTCCGCGTTCTTACGCATGAGCAGGAGGACGAGGTTTGCGAGCAGCGGTCCGAGCAAGGGAATGCTCAGCTCGAACTCCACCACGAGCCGGGTCCGGCACCCCGTCTGCACGGGTTCAAAGGTCCACACGCCCTCGTATCGGTCGAAGTCCCCCTCCCGCTGGCGGAAGGTACACGTGTGCGTGGCGTCGTCCCACGTGTCTTCCTCCACCCACCGGATCCGCCGCCCCTGGACCCGCCCCACCCACTCCGTGGTGGTCCGGTGGCCGTCCCGCGCGATCAGGCGTACGGTCTCCAGATCCGGCATGAACTCGGGGAACCGCTCCACGTCCTTCGCGAGGGCATAGACGGTCTCCACGGGAGCCCGTATGAGCGTCTGCACCTCCACGCGCGGCATGACCGGGATGCGCCGACCCTCCTCCCAGGTAACCTAACTATGCGATCTATACGATCCCGGAGGCGGGAATGCCTTCTGGCGGAGGGCGGTGGGAATCGAACCCACCCCGCCCGAGCGGGGCGGCACCGGTTTTGAAGACCGGGAGGCCCACCAGGGCCCTTCGCCCTCCGTTAAGAGGCTCCCCGCACGAGCTTGGGTCCCGGCACCCGGAGCTCCCCTTGCCGCCGGGTGATCCCCACGGTGTCCAGGTGCTCCAGGAGGGGCAGCACGTACTTCCGGGAGGTCCCCAGGAGATCCCGGACCGCGGCCACGGTGAGCGCAGGCTGAGACCGCAGCGCCTCGGAGACCACCTGGACGGCGCGCTCCACCGACTTCCCATGGTACAGCAATCCCCGCAGCTCCACCGCTTCGCCCGCATCCAGGAGGAACTGCACCGCCACCTCCGCGTGACCCCCCAGGACCTGCTCCACTTCCTCCCGGCTCGGTCCCTCCAGCCCGCACCGCCCGATCCACGAACGGAGCGCCTCCACCGCTCGGGCCTGATCCGGTGTTAGGGTGGGACGGTGGTCCGGCAGCCGTACGAATCCCCCCTCTCCTGCGGTTCGGGAAGCCACCCGCTCCGCCACCAGCTCCCATGCCGCCCCCGCAAGGCGGCGGATCAGGGTGAGCCACTCCGCGTGCGGCATCCCTCGCCGCCAAGGACGCTCCCGGTGGTACGCGGCGAGGGCCTGAACGACCTCCTCCTCGACCCGGCCCAGGACGGACTCGTGGACCCACCGATCCCGGACGTCCCA
This window encodes:
- a CDS encoding PLP-dependent aminotransferase family protein translates to MELALRLDPKARRPLYRQVAEEIREAILEGRLRPGERLPASRVLAASLGVSRVVVTSAYEELVAEGYLEAWRGSGTYVTRALPEFPRVARRPAGPQSPPREEPPPEYVVDFVPGRPSVERLHPAAWRRMWRAVAREQPPAGYGDPAGDPDLRAAIAAYLGRARGVGCSVEDVLITSGAAEAVDLMARAFLQPGDRVAYEEPGYPAARRVLLSRGLVVEPVPVDDDGIRVDLLPARAAAVYVTPSHQFPLGGRLPLARRLALLEWARNAGALVVEDDYDSELRFHGPPLPALAGLDASGRVLYMGTFSKVLLPGLRVGYLVAPPDLRERLLRVRDPSESHTPWPVQRALAALLRSGDFDRHIRRMRRHYAELRAALRDALGPVEPLARLRGLEAGLHAFLELQSGLDAEEVARCAAQRGVRVRTLTPYYLGSPTRTGILLGYGGLSLEDVRRGAGILAGVIRELAQAK
- a CDS encoding Lrp/AsnC ligand binding domain-containing protein, translating into MHIAFLLISLDGNTPAQAAREVRTIPGISEAHATLGDYDVIAIVRAEHTREIPQITERVSRVHGVVKVLTCVAVA
- a CDS encoding Gfo/Idh/MocA family oxidoreductase; its protein translation is MDSARGERVRVAVVGLGRWGRHHVRIYHELPEADLRAVVSPNPAELEEFSHRYRIAGYLDHRELIGKVDAVSVVAPTSHHYEIARDLVEAGIHVLVEKPITGRVEEAEELIARARRKGVLLLVGHVERFKPAVETLLHRVRDPLFIRARRVRPFQAGRATDVGVVVDLMIHDLDLVLSLTGSSLRSISAVGTRLWGDGEDLAAVQLVFEGGCTASLFASRVDSAKAAEMEVVTPEERWHLDFLRESLTVWRGNRREELLLLREEPLRAELRHFLACVRGEQTPRVPGEAGLAALVLAHRVLQAMHVVTPRVRTP
- a CDS encoding DegT/DnrJ/EryC1/StrS family aminotransferase, which translates into the protein MIPIARPVVTEEDQARVLEVLASGQLSHGDWVERFEAAFAAYVGARFGIATSSGTAALQVVLEAAGIGPGDRVIVPPFTFVATSNAVVHRGAIPVFVDIEEDTFNLDPNRVEDVLRRHRGVRAVLVVHLYGLPARMEALCDLTRRYGVVLIEDAAQAHGAAFRGRRAGSFGDAAIFSFYPTKNITTGEGGMIVTSDEALARRARLLVHAGAQDGTYEYEVVGYNFRMTNLAAALGLSQLERLDVLNEIRRRNAAYLTAHLRDVPGIRTPVEPPEMYHVYNQYTVRAKERDALQEFLAGRGIETRVYYPRPVPATRAYRQVRYEGGPWPETDRACREVLSLPVHPALGPEDLRGIVEAIQAFADSRAVVQK
- a CDS encoding SRPBCC family protein, with the protein product MPRVEVQTLIRAPVETVYALAKDVERFPEFMPDLETVRLIARDGHRTTTEWVGRVQGRRIRWVEEDTWDDATHTCTFRQREGDFDRYEGVWTFEPVQTGCRTRLVVEFELSIPLLGPLLANLVLLLMRKNAERMLDALRRRAEEGAPPGPEAEEDRSWR